The Fictibacillus arsenicus genome contains a region encoding:
- a CDS encoding TlyA family RNA methyltransferase, which produces MKKERVDVLLVNRGLCETREKAKRSVMAGLVYSGTTRMDKPGEKIETDAPLHVKGDLIPYVGRGGLKLEKALKVFSFDVKDKTGMDIGASTGGFTDCALQNGAKFIYAIDVGYNQLAWKLRNDPRVAVMERTNFRYVTPDQLENGIPDFATIDVSFISLRIILPVLAQLMDNGEVIALIKPQFEAGREEVGKKGIVRDPKVHERVIFEIIEFAKKTGINPVDLSYSPITGGDGNIEFLLHGEVNKQDRSPISDERIKEVVTEAHNTFRKERE; this is translated from the coding sequence ATGAAAAAAGAACGTGTAGATGTACTGCTTGTCAACCGCGGATTGTGTGAAACAAGAGAAAAAGCAAAAAGGTCGGTTATGGCAGGCCTTGTTTATTCTGGAACAACACGCATGGACAAGCCTGGAGAAAAAATTGAAACAGATGCCCCTTTACATGTTAAAGGAGATTTAATTCCTTATGTGGGAAGAGGCGGTTTAAAGCTAGAGAAAGCATTAAAAGTCTTTTCTTTTGATGTTAAAGATAAAACTGGTATGGATATTGGGGCTTCCACAGGGGGCTTTACTGACTGTGCCCTGCAGAATGGTGCTAAATTTATTTATGCCATCGATGTTGGATATAACCAGTTAGCCTGGAAGCTGCGGAATGATCCCCGTGTTGCTGTAATGGAAAGAACGAATTTCCGTTATGTAACTCCTGACCAGCTTGAAAATGGAATTCCGGATTTTGCAACAATTGATGTATCATTTATCTCACTTAGAATTATTCTTCCAGTTCTCGCTCAGCTTATGGATAATGGTGAAGTGATTGCTCTTATTAAGCCTCAGTTTGAAGCCGGCAGAGAAGAAGTAGGCAAAAAGGGGATTGTCAGAGATCCGAAAGTCCACGAAAGAGTTATTTTTGAAATAATTGAATTTGCAAAAAAAACAGGCATAAACCCTGTGGATTTGTCTTATTCTCCAATAACCGGTGGAGACGGAAATATTGAGTTTCTTCTTCATGGGGAAGTAAATAAACAGGATAGATCACCTATCTCTGACGAGAGAATTAAGGAAGTTGTTACTGAAGCGCATAATACTTTTAGAAAAGAGCGGGAATAG
- the yqiS gene encoding phosphate butyryltransferase: protein MLLEDLVSQAKNQQVKPVIAVAEAGDQEVMESVLRAYKEGIAHFILFGNEQVISDWLEKNTNDPTPGIEIVPTNTATAAIEAVKAVHEGKADILMKGLVSTSVLLKAVLNKEFGLRTGKVLSHVAAFEVKGYNRLIFVTDAAMNINPDLNQKSQILQNAIDFVQQTGVDQPKTAVLAAVENVNPAMQATLDAASLTVMNLRNQITGGIVEGPLALDNAISMEAAAHKGIAGKVAGKADILLVPTIETGNILYKSLIYFARAKVGAVICGAKAPIVLTSRADSSESKYLSIALAVKSVITDKKL, encoded by the coding sequence ATGCTTTTGGAAGACTTGGTCAGCCAAGCCAAAAATCAGCAAGTGAAACCAGTAATCGCAGTGGCAGAAGCAGGCGATCAAGAAGTTATGGAAAGCGTTTTGCGGGCTTATAAAGAGGGCATTGCCCATTTTATATTATTTGGAAATGAACAAGTGATTTCTGACTGGCTAGAAAAGAATACAAACGATCCTACACCTGGGATTGAGATTGTTCCAACTAATACAGCAACAGCCGCAATAGAAGCTGTAAAAGCAGTCCATGAGGGGAAAGCGGATATCTTGATGAAGGGACTCGTTTCAACCTCCGTACTCTTAAAAGCTGTATTAAATAAAGAATTTGGTTTAAGAACAGGGAAAGTTTTGTCACACGTAGCTGCGTTTGAGGTCAAGGGGTATAACAGACTGATATTTGTTACAGATGCAGCGATGAATATAAATCCTGACCTTAACCAGAAAAGTCAAATATTGCAAAATGCAATAGATTTTGTTCAGCAAACTGGTGTTGATCAGCCTAAAACTGCCGTTTTAGCTGCAGTAGAAAATGTAAACCCTGCCATGCAGGCAACTCTTGATGCTGCCAGTCTCACTGTAATGAATTTAAGAAATCAAATAACTGGCGGAATTGTGGAAGGTCCTTTAGCTCTCGATAATGCCATCTCGATGGAAGCGGCAGCACATAAAGGAATTGCAGGAAAAGTAGCAGGAAAAGCAGATATCTTGCTAGTTCCGACAATTGAAACGGGGAACATTCTATACAAGTCACTCATATATTTTGCCCGTGCAAAAGTTGGTGCAGTCATTTGCGGTGCTAAAGCGCCAATTGTGTTAACTTCAAGAGCTGATTCTTCTGAGAGTAAATACCTCTCAATTGCTTTGGCTGTAAAATCTGTCATCACTGATAAGAAACTTTAG
- a CDS encoding sigma-54 interaction domain-containing protein, with the protein MQTVLLMTAPEETKKILRLIRSSSFFEPIGVFVLEMGAEKTHDDVPVFSYSSPPQLEPDYLVYSPTNKKLANQLQEDVYHESDIISDSQFYKLADHLKQSKAAEANLQQFKTILDNTHDGMIVIDQRLNITIFNKSAERMTGLSAVEALGRSILEVMPNSQLPRVLDSGIEEVNQEQILANGTKIYTTRTPILDQSGRKLGAFAVFKDITEIVDLAEEVTNLKSIQIMLSSIINSSEEAISVVDEEGKGIMINPAYTKLTGYSAEQVIGKPATTDISEGESIHMQVLKTRKPVRGARLRVGPKRKDVIVNVAPIIVDGLLKGSVGVIHDVSEIKGLTEELNRARQIIRTLEAKYSFEDIIGESDEMRFAVDQAKLAASTPATVLLRGESGTGKELFAHAIHNASDRKFNKFIRVNCAALSESLLESELFGYVEGAFSGALRGGKRGLFEEANGGSIFLDEVGELSQNTQAKLLRVLQENEIRRVGGTKAIPINVRVIAATNVNLEKMIADGTFRQDLYYRLNRMPIYIPPLRARNSDILMLANHLLQKLNQDYGRNIDIISSDAEDFLLKYHWPGNVRELENVLGRAIIHMSHTDSKINREHISLLQQIDHKKPDSDTDRSFNELREEITLAEQMDEFEKNILTDAINRYKGNKTKTAKALGISLRNFYYKLEKYGLDDKVRK; encoded by the coding sequence TTGCAAACTGTATTGTTAATGACCGCCCCTGAAGAAACAAAAAAGATTCTTCGTTTAATCAGGTCTTCATCTTTTTTTGAACCAATCGGAGTTTTTGTGCTTGAAATGGGTGCGGAAAAAACGCATGATGATGTGCCGGTTTTTTCATATTCATCTCCACCTCAGCTTGAGCCAGACTATTTGGTGTATTCACCTACAAATAAAAAATTAGCCAATCAGCTGCAGGAAGATGTTTATCATGAATCAGACATTATTTCAGATTCTCAATTTTATAAGTTAGCAGATCACCTTAAACAATCTAAGGCTGCCGAAGCTAATCTTCAGCAGTTCAAAACGATTCTAGATAATACTCATGACGGTATGATTGTTATTGATCAAAGGCTGAACATCACCATTTTTAATAAAAGCGCCGAAAGAATGACAGGTCTTTCAGCTGTTGAAGCATTAGGCAGATCTATTCTGGAAGTAATGCCAAACAGTCAGCTTCCAAGGGTCCTGGATTCAGGGATTGAGGAAGTAAACCAAGAACAGATACTTGCGAACGGGACAAAAATTTATACAACAAGAACGCCTATTTTAGATCAATCTGGACGGAAACTTGGTGCATTTGCTGTTTTTAAGGATATAACTGAAATCGTAGATCTTGCAGAAGAAGTCACAAACTTAAAAAGTATACAAATCATGCTTAGTTCTATCATTAATTCATCGGAAGAAGCTATATCTGTTGTAGATGAAGAAGGAAAAGGGATTATGATAAATCCTGCGTACACAAAACTTACTGGCTATTCAGCAGAGCAGGTAATAGGCAAGCCCGCAACAACAGATATTTCTGAGGGTGAAAGTATTCATATGCAAGTTTTGAAAACGAGGAAACCAGTCAGGGGAGCAAGGCTGCGAGTTGGTCCGAAAAGAAAAGATGTGATCGTTAATGTCGCGCCGATTATCGTTGATGGTTTATTAAAAGGAAGCGTTGGTGTCATTCATGACGTTTCTGAGATTAAAGGCTTAACTGAAGAATTGAATCGCGCCAGACAGATTATACGTACACTTGAAGCTAAATATTCTTTTGAAGACATTATTGGTGAATCAGATGAGATGAGGTTTGCGGTTGATCAAGCTAAGCTTGCAGCTTCAACGCCGGCAACTGTTCTTCTGCGCGGTGAATCCGGTACGGGAAAAGAACTTTTTGCTCATGCGATCCACAACGCAAGCGACCGGAAGTTCAATAAATTTATAAGGGTTAATTGTGCGGCACTCTCAGAATCACTTTTAGAAAGTGAACTCTTCGGCTATGTTGAAGGCGCATTTTCAGGTGCTTTAAGAGGCGGTAAAAGAGGCCTTTTTGAGGAAGCGAACGGTGGAAGTATCTTTTTAGATGAAGTGGGAGAGCTTTCGCAGAATACACAGGCTAAACTGCTGCGTGTATTACAAGAAAATGAAATCAGACGAGTGGGAGGCACAAAAGCGATTCCCATAAATGTGAGAGTTATCGCCGCCACAAACGTTAACCTTGAAAAGATGATAGCTGATGGCACTTTCAGGCAGGATTTGTATTACCGTTTAAACCGTATGCCGATTTATATTCCTCCACTTAGAGCAAGGAACAGTGATATTTTAATGCTGGCAAATCACCTTCTGCAAAAATTGAATCAGGACTACGGACGAAATATTGATATCATAAGCAGTGACGCGGAAGATTTCCTGCTTAAATATCATTGGCCGGGAAATGTTAGAGAACTTGAAAATGTATTGGGCCGGGCTATCATCCATATGAGTCATACGGATTCTAAAATTAACCGGGAACATATTTCTTTGCTTCAGCAAATTGATCATAAAAAGCCGGATTCAGACACGGACCGTTCTTTTAACGAATTAAGGGAAGAAATCACTTTAGCAGAACAAATGGACGAGTTTGAAAAAAACATTTTAACAGATGCTATAAACAGATATAAAGGAAATAAAACGAAAACAGCCAAAGCTTTAGGTATTTCCTTGCGTAATTTTTATTATAAGCTTGAAAAATATGGCTTAGATGATAAGGTGCGCAAATAA
- the ahrC gene encoding transcriptional regulator AhrC/ArgR, translating into MNKGQRHIKIREMISNHDIETQDDLVELLKKANFNVTQATVSRDIKELHLVKVPMNDGRYKYSLPADQRFNPLQKLRRTLTDSFISIDHADHLIIMKTLPGNANAIGALIDKLDWEDLMGTICGDDTILIICRSKDVSSDISQRFLDML; encoded by the coding sequence GTGAATAAAGGACAGCGACATATTAAAATTCGAGAGATGATCAGCAATCATGATATTGAAACCCAAGATGATCTTGTTGAACTTTTGAAGAAAGCAAACTTTAATGTTACACAAGCAACGGTTTCACGTGATATTAAAGAGCTTCACCTTGTAAAGGTTCCAATGAATGACGGACGTTATAAATACAGTCTTCCGGCGGACCAGAGGTTTAATCCTCTTCAAAAGCTTAGAAGAACACTGACAGACAGCTTTATAAGCATAGATCATGCGGATCATTTAATTATTATGAAGACCCTTCCAGGTAATGCAAATGCAATAGGTGCATTGATTGATAAGCTGGATTGGGAAGATCTGATGGGAACGATTTGCGGTGATGATACAATCTTAATCATTTGCCGTTCAAAGGATGTAAGTTCGGATATTTCGCAGCGTTTTTTAGATATGCTGTAA
- the recN gene encoding DNA repair protein RecN → MLAELSIRNFAIIDSLSVSFKKGLTVLTGETGAGKSIIIDAIGLLIGGRGSTEFVRYGTQKAEIEGLFHIHEYHRVYEKCEEVGITITDEMVVLKRDITDSGKSICRVNGKLVTLSVLKEIGQALVDIHGQHETQYLMQPDKHLFLLDSFGDKGFKKELFTYEEAFKEYKDISKQLSELSRNEQEIAQRIDLLEYQYEEITGANLLEDEDIKLEEEKRMLGNFEKIHGHLQDAYHSLYGEGKGLELISSAMADFSQVAALDESLKADEEQFGSSFYVLEELTYKIRDMFDSLEYNPERLNGIELRLDEISKLKRKYGSSVKEILRYGEKVKKELELIQNKDNHIEELKAKQSKVVTKLETSGKKLTKKRSEIAKTLKKAIQQQLKELYMEKTEFEVVMERTEENQFLKTGMDSVEFFISPNQGEPLKPISKVASGGELSRVILALKTIFSENQGITAIIFDEVDTGVSGRVAQAIAEKIYRVSVDSQVLCISHLPQVAAMADTHLHISKSTLQGRTVTKVLSLKTDEKVHEIGRMISGVEITDLTKQHAQELLQLAETIKKSS, encoded by the coding sequence TTGTTAGCAGAATTAAGTATTCGTAATTTTGCTATTATCGATTCTTTAAGCGTTTCTTTCAAAAAAGGGCTAACTGTTTTAACAGGGGAAACAGGTGCAGGAAAATCGATCATTATTGATGCTATAGGCCTCTTAATAGGTGGGCGCGGCTCAACTGAGTTTGTTCGTTATGGAACACAAAAAGCAGAAATTGAAGGATTATTCCACATTCATGAGTATCATCGTGTTTACGAGAAATGTGAAGAAGTCGGGATAACCATAACTGATGAAATGGTTGTACTTAAACGTGATATCACTGATAGCGGAAAAAGCATCTGCCGAGTAAACGGGAAGCTCGTCACACTTTCTGTATTAAAAGAAATAGGACAAGCTCTAGTTGATATTCACGGGCAGCATGAAACTCAATATTTGATGCAGCCGGATAAACACCTATTCTTATTAGACAGCTTTGGTGACAAAGGTTTTAAGAAAGAGCTCTTTACTTATGAAGAAGCGTTTAAAGAATATAAAGATATAAGCAAACAGCTTTCAGAACTCTCAAGGAATGAGCAAGAGATCGCTCAGCGAATTGATTTATTAGAGTATCAATACGAAGAGATTACTGGGGCAAATTTGCTCGAGGATGAGGATATCAAGCTCGAAGAAGAAAAGAGAATGCTCGGCAACTTCGAAAAAATTCATGGACACCTCCAGGACGCATATCACAGTCTTTATGGAGAAGGTAAAGGTCTTGAACTTATTTCTAGTGCCATGGCTGATTTCTCACAGGTAGCAGCGCTGGATGAATCACTTAAGGCAGACGAGGAGCAGTTTGGCAGCAGTTTCTACGTGCTCGAAGAACTGACGTACAAAATTCGTGATATGTTTGATTCACTAGAGTATAACCCGGAAAGATTAAACGGCATCGAATTGCGTCTTGATGAAATTAGTAAACTCAAACGTAAATACGGTTCTTCTGTAAAGGAAATCTTACGTTATGGGGAGAAGGTTAAAAAGGAACTTGAACTCATTCAAAACAAAGATAACCATATAGAAGAGCTAAAAGCTAAGCAGTCAAAGGTTGTAACAAAATTAGAAACCTCTGGCAAAAAGCTTACAAAAAAGCGTTCAGAAATAGCGAAAACACTAAAGAAAGCCATTCAGCAGCAGCTTAAAGAGCTTTATATGGAAAAAACGGAATTTGAGGTTGTAATGGAAAGAACGGAAGAAAATCAGTTTTTGAAGACAGGTATGGATTCTGTTGAATTTTTTATTTCTCCCAACCAGGGTGAGCCTTTGAAGCCTATATCAAAAGTTGCTTCTGGAGGAGAATTATCCAGAGTTATTCTGGCTTTAAAAACCATTTTTTCTGAAAATCAAGGAATTACTGCTATTATCTTTGATGAAGTGGACACAGGAGTATCAGGACGAGTCGCTCAGGCTATTGCAGAGAAGATCTACCGTGTATCGGTCGATTCCCAAGTGCTATGCATCAGCCATCTTCCTCAAGTTGCGGCTATGGCTGATACACATCTCCATATTTCAAAATCAACTCTCCAGGGCAGAACTGTTACGAAAGTACTTTCTTTAAAAACGGATGAAAAAGTTCATGAAATCGGCCGGATGATTTCTGGCGTGGAAATTACTGATTTGACCAAACAGCATGCACAGGAATTGCTCCAGCTTGCAGAGACCATAAAAAAATCATCTTAA
- a CDS encoding DUF2627 domain-containing protein, whose protein sequence is MSRYAALVIVLIPGIMAVMGIKWMRDTLFGVLQFPFPFLWLQFIAGFVSFSAGLAFVGGFIFYRDRKRNKVQLKYKKK, encoded by the coding sequence ATGAGCAGGTATGCAGCATTAGTAATTGTTTTAATTCCTGGAATTATGGCCGTAATGGGCATAAAATGGATGAGGGACACATTATTTGGAGTATTGCAATTTCCTTTCCCTTTCTTGTGGCTCCAGTTTATCGCAGGATTTGTTAGTTTTTCAGCTGGACTTGCCTTTGTGGGAGGATTTATATTTTACCGTGATCGAAAAAGAAATAAAGTACAGTTAAAGTATAAGAAAAAATAA
- the spo0A gene encoding sporulation transcription factor Spo0A — MQKVKVCLADDNRELISLLREYLSSQEDMEVIGVAYNGQECLSVLENKNPDVLVLDIIMPHLDGLAVLEKIRSSDDLPQPNVIMLTAFGQEDVTKKAVDLGASYFILKPFDMDNLASQIRQICGSEKTTVQRASGNNRSSFQSINKPRNLDASITSIIHEIGVPAHIKGYMYLREAISMVYNDIELLGSITKVLYPDIAKKFNTTSSRVERAIRHAIEVAWSRGNIDSISSLFGYTVSMSKAKPTNSEFIAMVADKLRIEHKAG, encoded by the coding sequence GTGCAAAAAGTTAAAGTGTGTCTAGCTGATGATAATCGTGAACTAATTAGTCTTTTGAGGGAATATCTTTCAAGTCAAGAAGACATGGAAGTAATTGGGGTAGCTTATAACGGTCAAGAATGTCTTTCCGTTTTAGAAAATAAAAATCCTGATGTACTCGTACTCGATATTATCATGCCGCATTTAGACGGATTAGCTGTTTTAGAAAAAATCAGATCAAGTGATGATCTGCCTCAGCCTAATGTAATTATGCTAACTGCTTTTGGACAAGAAGATGTAACGAAAAAAGCTGTTGATCTTGGAGCTTCTTATTTTATCTTAAAGCCATTTGATATGGATAATTTAGCTAGTCAGATCCGCCAAATTTGCGGATCAGAAAAAACAACAGTTCAGCGTGCATCCGGAAATAATCGAAGCAGTTTCCAATCTATAAATAAACCGCGTAATCTAGACGCAAGTATTACGAGCATCATCCACGAAATTGGAGTCCCTGCTCATATAAAAGGCTATATGTACTTACGAGAAGCGATTTCTATGGTATATAACGATATTGAACTATTAGGATCAATTACAAAAGTATTGTATCCTGATATCGCTAAAAAGTTTAATACCACTTCAAGCCGTGTTGAACGCGCGATCCGCCATGCGATCGAAGTTGCTTGGAGCCGTGGAAATATCGACAGCATCTCTTCTCTATTCGGCTACACAGTTTCTATGTCCAAAGCAAAACCAACCAACAGTGAATTCATTGCGATGGTCGCTGATAAACTTCGCATCGAACATAAAGCTGGATAA
- the dxs gene encoding 1-deoxy-D-xylulose-5-phosphate synthase encodes MNLEDIQNPHFLKSYETEQLNKLAGDIRSFLIEKLSVRGGHLGPNLGVVELTLAMHKVFDSPKDKFIWDVGHQAYVHKILTGRASQFDTLRQYKGLCGFPKRIESEHDVWETGHSSTSLSAAMGMAIARDLKKTDDKVIAVIGDGALTGGMALEALNHIGHEKKDLIVILNDNEMSIAPNVGALHNVLGRMRTARKYNKAKDELEALIRKIPAFGGKLAATAERVKDSLKYLLVSGMFFEELGYTYLGPVDGHDLDDLIENLSYAKKTKGPVIIHVLTKKGKGYEPAESDKKDSWHGVGPYKIESGEQIKPQQTGPSYSGVVSKTLETLSHKDERIAVITPAMTIGSKLVDYGKAFPDRLFDVGIAEQHATTMAAGLATQKMKPVLSIYSTFLQRGYDQVVHDVARQNLNVLFTIDRSGLVGADGETHQGVFDIAFLRHIPNMVLMMGKDENELQHMVYSALKYEDGPIAIRFPRGNGTGVQMDDEFENIPIGSWEVLKEGDDVAILTFGTTIPMALEAWEILAKSGVSARVINARFIKPLDFKMLNELYAQNMPILTLEEAILQGGFGSAVLEHAADNQASVLIDRMGIPDCFIEHGSVTKLLEEIGITTPDLVERVKKLVKRKAEKGLFT; translated from the coding sequence ATGAACCTGGAAGACATTCAGAATCCTCATTTTTTAAAATCATATGAGACTGAACAATTAAATAAATTAGCCGGTGATATCCGTTCTTTTTTAATCGAGAAACTATCAGTAAGAGGAGGCCACTTAGGTCCTAATCTGGGAGTTGTTGAATTGACACTCGCTATGCATAAGGTATTTGACAGCCCGAAAGATAAATTTATTTGGGATGTCGGGCACCAGGCGTATGTTCATAAAATCCTAACAGGCAGAGCGTCTCAATTCGATACACTGCGCCAATATAAAGGATTGTGCGGATTTCCTAAGAGAATTGAAAGTGAACATGATGTATGGGAAACGGGCCATAGTTCAACATCTCTTTCTGCCGCTATGGGAATGGCAATTGCACGTGATCTTAAAAAGACTGATGATAAAGTCATCGCAGTTATCGGAGACGGTGCACTAACAGGCGGGATGGCGCTAGAAGCTTTAAATCATATCGGTCATGAAAAGAAAGACCTGATTGTCATCTTAAACGATAACGAAATGTCCATTGCACCAAATGTTGGTGCTCTGCACAACGTTCTTGGACGTATGAGGACAGCCAGAAAGTATAATAAAGCGAAAGATGAACTAGAAGCTTTGATCCGGAAGATACCTGCGTTTGGAGGCAAGCTTGCCGCTACTGCTGAACGTGTAAAAGACAGTCTAAAATACTTATTGGTGTCAGGCATGTTCTTTGAAGAACTTGGATATACGTACTTAGGTCCTGTAGATGGGCACGACTTGGACGATTTAATTGAAAACCTTTCATATGCAAAGAAAACAAAAGGTCCTGTGATCATTCATGTTCTTACTAAAAAAGGAAAAGGATATGAACCGGCTGAGAGTGATAAAAAGGACAGCTGGCACGGTGTTGGACCATACAAGATCGAGTCAGGTGAACAAATCAAGCCTCAGCAAACCGGTCCTTCTTACAGTGGTGTTGTAAGTAAAACATTAGAAACACTCTCCCATAAAGATGAGCGGATTGCGGTTATCACACCGGCAATGACAATTGGTTCAAAGCTAGTGGACTACGGAAAAGCCTTTCCAGACCGCCTTTTTGATGTAGGGATTGCTGAACAGCATGCCACTACTATGGCTGCAGGTCTAGCTACACAAAAAATGAAGCCTGTACTTTCCATTTATTCTACGTTCTTGCAGCGAGGATACGATCAGGTAGTTCATGACGTTGCAAGACAGAACTTGAATGTTCTGTTTACTATCGACCGTTCAGGTTTAGTTGGTGCAGACGGAGAAACGCATCAAGGTGTATTTGATATTGCATTTTTGCGCCATATACCAAATATGGTGCTAATGATGGGTAAAGATGAAAATGAACTTCAGCATATGGTATATTCAGCGCTGAAATATGAAGATGGGCCGATCGCAATCCGTTTTCCAAGAGGTAATGGAACTGGTGTTCAAATGGACGATGAGTTTGAAAATATTCCAATTGGATCTTGGGAAGTACTGAAAGAAGGCGATGATGTTGCCATTCTTACTTTTGGAACAACGATACCGATGGCGCTTGAGGCATGGGAAATACTCGCGAAATCTGGAGTATCTGCTCGGGTAATTAACGCAAGGTTCATTAAGCCGCTTGATTTTAAAATGCTGAACGAATTATATGCTCAAAACATGCCGATTCTTACTTTGGAAGAAGCTATTTTACAGGGCGGATTCGGTAGTGCTGTACTTGAACATGCTGCCGATAATCAAGCAAGCGTTTTAATAGACCGTATGGGTATACCTGACTGCTTTATCGAACACGGAAGTGTAACTAAGCTTCTTGAAGAGATCGGTATTACGACTCCTGATCTGGTTGAACGTGTCAAAAAACTGGTTAAAAGAAAAGCAGAAAAGGGTCTTTTTACATGA
- the spoIVB gene encoding SpoIVB peptidase has product MFKDLLRRMIGVILLGSLVGIGFLSPVRDYVKLPESVTIFEGQNSIQSLPAGTSIQQEENEIYTTAKESEKIVSIQAKTSGDRMATLEAASFPIKKMDVKVLSDLKVVPGGQSIGVKLNTLGVLIVGHHLVNTNSGKQSPGEIADIQVGDIITKINGKDIKKMGDVSPFVRESGESQKPLDVTIIRDGKSLHKTLKPLQDKNDQSYRIGLYIRDSAAGVGTLTFYDPASFKYGALGHVISDMDTKKPIKVNDGEILGSTVTSIEKGSNGHPGEKLARFSNDQRVLGDISKNSPFGIFGRLNDKISNGSWNQPLPIALSDQVKEGPAKILTVVNGSKVREFDVDVISSVPQKFPATKGMVIKITDPELLKITGGIVQGMSGSPIIQNGRIIGAVTHVFVNDPTSGYGVHIEWMLDEAGINIYEERRQAS; this is encoded by the coding sequence ATGTTTAAGGATTTACTTCGGCGAATGATCGGCGTTATTCTCCTTGGAAGTTTAGTGGGAATCGGTTTTTTGTCTCCTGTGCGTGATTATGTGAAACTGCCTGAATCTGTTACAATTTTTGAAGGACAAAATTCGATTCAGTCACTTCCTGCAGGTACATCTATACAGCAGGAAGAGAATGAAATTTATACCACAGCTAAGGAAAGTGAAAAGATCGTTTCGATACAAGCCAAAACAAGTGGTGATCGTATGGCAACTCTCGAAGCAGCAAGTTTTCCCATTAAAAAGATGGATGTAAAAGTACTTTCCGATTTAAAAGTTGTACCAGGCGGACAATCTATAGGTGTAAAATTAAATACACTCGGAGTCCTTATTGTTGGTCATCATCTTGTAAATACGAATTCAGGTAAGCAGTCTCCAGGGGAAATTGCCGATATTCAGGTAGGAGATATTATTACCAAAATCAATGGAAAAGATATAAAAAAGATGGGCGATGTCAGCCCTTTTGTGAGAGAGTCTGGGGAATCTCAAAAACCGCTTGATGTAACAATCATCAGAGATGGCAAATCCCTGCACAAAACACTTAAACCCCTTCAGGATAAAAATGATCAGTCATATCGAATTGGATTGTATATCAGAGACTCTGCTGCTGGAGTCGGTACACTTACTTTTTATGACCCAGCTTCATTTAAGTACGGAGCTTTAGGACATGTTATTTCAGACATGGATACCAAAAAGCCGATCAAAGTAAATGATGGCGAAATCTTAGGTTCAACAGTAACTTCAATTGAAAAAGGTTCGAACGGACATCCTGGAGAAAAATTAGCACGCTTCTCAAATGACCAGAGAGTTTTAGGGGATATTTCAAAAAATAGTCCTTTTGGTATATTTGGGAGATTGAACGATAAAATTTCTAACGGCAGCTGGAACCAGCCTCTGCCAATTGCATTATCTGATCAAGTAAAAGAAGGTCCTGCCAAAATCCTTACCGTAGTCAACGGTTCAAAGGTAAGGGAATTTGATGTGGATGTGATTAGTTCAGTTCCGCAAAAGTTTCCGGCAACAAAAGGTATGGTAATCAAAATCACTGATCCCGAACTTTTAAAAATTACTGGTGGGATCGTACAAGGTATGAGCGGAAGTCCAATCATTCAAAACGGAAGAATTATTGGTGCAGTAACACATGTGTTTGTAAATGACCCGACTTCAGGATATGGTGTTCATATTGAGTGGATGCTGGATGAAGCTGGTATAAATATATACGAAGAAAGAAGACAGGCGAGCTGA